A stretch of the Panicum virgatum strain AP13 chromosome 9N, P.virgatum_v5, whole genome shotgun sequence genome encodes the following:
- the LOC120688955 gene encoding silicon efflux transporter LSI2-like — MPKQAYAAIDLPILGLLFGTMMVSIFLELADMFGYLGKALAWRSRGSKDLLFRVCLLSAVASALFIEDTYCVVLFIEDTYCDGAGRSPGPPATSAASSSRTRQTTARRARTGAQRG, encoded by the coding sequence ATGCCCAAGCAGGCGTACGCCGCCATCGACCTCCCGATCCTGGGCCTGCTCTTCGGCACCATGATGGTCAGCATCTTCCTGGAGCTCGCCGACATGTTCGGCTACCTGGGCAAGGCGCTGGCGTGGCGCAGCCGCGGGAGCAAGGACCTGCTGTTTCGCGTCTGCCTCTTGTCCGCGGTGGCCAGCGCGCTCTTCATCGAGGACACCTACTGCGTCGTGCTCTTCATCGAGGATACCTACTGCGACGGCGCAGGAAGATCACCAGGACCACCAGCCACCAGCGCAGCATCATCATCGAGGACGCGCCAGACGACGGCGAGAAGGGCAAGGACGGGGGCGCAGCGAGGATGA